A single region of the Brachypodium distachyon strain Bd21 chromosome 3, Brachypodium_distachyon_v3.0, whole genome shotgun sequence genome encodes:
- the LOC100825315 gene encoding putative glucuronosyltransferase PGSIP7 has product MMGCPPAAGRRLAAAAALLCLLVASSASAAEHKALLQAAKGDELQGRRHHRHAYAAMMYMGTPRDYEFYVAVRVMMRSLARVGADADRVLIASDDVPRDWVRAMREEDGMRVVVVENLKNPYEGNLGGMNRRFKLTLNKLYAWSLVDYERVVMIDSDNIFLQNTDELFQCGQFCAVFINPCYFHTGLFVLQPSMDVFNGMLHDLEIGRDNSDGADQGFLVGCFPDLLDKPLFHPPENGTKLNGTYRLPLGYQMDASYYYLKLHWHVPCGPNSVITFPSAPWFKPWYWWSWPILPLGLSWHKQRWDDLGYAAEIPMVLMELLMYIAIIAITKLARPQMTKLCYNRRPEKQSALVQGLIKLAGIVALVAAYAIPFFVIPCTVHPIMGWSMYLFGVLTLSLVVINVFQLPPLAVLTAWLGIIGMLFAMANPWYHDGITRILAVVGYAFCSAPFLWASIVRVLDSLQTMLERDPFFPRLGEPAQETEFSKLY; this is encoded by the exons ATGATGGGGTGTCCGCCGGCTGCGGGGCGGCgtctcgcggcggcggcggcgcttctGTGCCTTCTCGTCGCGTcgtcggcctcggcggcggagcaCAAGGCGCTGCTGCAGGCTGCGAAGGGTGATGAGCTGCAAgggcggcgccaccaccggcacGCGTACGCGGCGATGATGTACATGGGGACGCCGCGGGACTACGAGTTCTACGTGGCGGTGCGCGTGATGATGCGCTCCCTCGCCAGggtcggcgccgacgccgaccgCGTCCTCATCGCCTCCGACGACGTGCCCCGCGACTGGGTCCGCGCAAT gagggaggaggatggcatgagggtggtggtggtggagaacCTGAAGAATCCTTATGAGGGCAACCTTGGAGGGATGAACAGGAGGTTCAAGCTCACACTGAACAAGCTCTATGCATGGAGCCTGGTTGACTATGAGCGTGTTGTCATGATCGATTCCGACAACATCTTCCTCCAGAACACCGATGAGCTCTTCCAATGCGGCCAGTTCTGTGCCGTTTTCATCAACCCTTGCTACTTCCACACCGGTCTTTTCGTGCTCCAG CCTTCTATGGATGTATTCAATGGCATGCTTCATGACCTGGAAATTGGCCGCGACAACTCTGATGGTGCAGATCAAGGCTTTCTGGTCGGTTGCTTCCCAGACTTGCTTGATAAACCATTGTTCCACCCTCCTGAGAATGGTACCAAACTCAATGGGACATATCGCCTTCCCCTCGGCTATCAGATGGATGCATCATACTACT ATCTGAAGCTGCATTGGCATGTTCCATGCGGGCCAAACAGCGTCATCACATTCCCCAGTGCCCCATGGTTCAAACCTTGGTACTGGTGGTCCTGGCCAATCTTGCCATTGGGCCTTTCCTGGCATAAGCAACGCTGGGATGATCTTGG TTATGCTGCTGAAATTCCGATGGTCCTGATGGAGCTATTAATGTACATAGCGATAATAGCCATCACCAAACTGGCAAGGCCGCAGATGACAAAACTGTGCTATAACCGGCGGCCTGAGAAACAAAGTGCCCTGGTGCAGGGGCTAATCAAGCTGGCTGGGATTGTGGCATTGGTGGCTGCATATGCCATCCCGTTCTTTGTTATTCCATGCACGGTTCACCCAATCATGGGGTGGTCCATGTACCTGTTTGGTGTCCTCACCTTGTCGTTGGTTGTCATCAATGTATTCCAGCTCCCTCCGCTTGCTGTCCTCACGGCCTGGCTTGGGATTATTGGGATGCTCTTTGCTATGGCAAATCCATGGTACCATGATGGCATCACGAGGATTCTGGCAGTCGTTGGGTATGCATTTTGCTCTGCACCATTCTTGTGGGCATCCATCGTGAGGGTGTTGGACTCGTTGCAAACAATGCTTGAGAGGGATCCGTTCTTCCCCCGGCTTGGTGAACCAGCACAGGAGACTGAGTTCAGCAAGCTGTACTGA
- the LOC100825620 gene encoding uncharacterized protein LOC100825620: MATAKPTAPAPHAWAAAFTQILPPRAPRRRRAGAVRASPPSTAGSGDAGELLPARLQPNARQPLWHGGGFSLGVDLGDARTGLAVGRGITQPRPLTVLKLRGQKLELVLLDVAQEQEADELIVGLPVSADGRETPQSNKVRSVVGRLAIQAADRGFRVYLQDEHGTSMDALNYMISRGVKRTGRDVKSDAYAAVMILERYFSSSGQETKIVLPKQQELQDKLMAQSRQYDDIY, translated from the exons ATGGCAACCGCGAAGCCAACGGCGCCGGCACCGCACGCGTGGGCCGCCGCCTTCACGCAGATTCtgcccccgcgcgcgccacgACGCCGAAGGGCAGGGGCTGTGAGGGCCTCGCCTCCTTCCACCGCCGGCAGCGGAGACGCCGGCGAGCTTCTTCCTGCCCGGCTCCAGCCGAACGCGCGGCAACCGCTCTGGCACGGCGGCGGATTCAGCCTCGGCGTGGACTTGGGAGACGCCCGCACGGGGCTCGCCGTCGGCAGGGGCATCACGCAACCTCGCCCTCTCACG GTTCTCAAGCTGCGGGGCCAGAAGCTGGAGCTGGTGCTGCTCGACGTAGCTCAGGAGCAG GAGGCGGACGAGCTGATCGTCGGGCTTCCGGTGTCGGCCGACGGGAGGGAGACGCCGCAGTCCAACAAGGTCCGAAGCGTCGTCGGGAGGCTCGCCATCCAAGCCGCCGACAG GGGGTTCAGGGTTTATCTGCAGGATGAACATGGAACATCAATGGACGCCCTTAACTACATGATCTCCAG GGGAGTTAAGAGGACTGGTCGTGACGTCAAATCTGATGCGTATGCCGCCGTG ATGATTTTGGAGAGATATTTTTCATCATCGGGTCAAGAGACTAAGATTGTTCTTCCAAAGCAACAGGAACTGCAGGACAAACTAATGGCTCAATCAAGGCAGTATGATGATATCTACTAG
- the LOC100825934 gene encoding zinc finger protein ZAT1: MDRHTCKLCFRRFQNGRALGGHMRSHVMAAAAAATAAAAYSPPVPQQSPPLSLASTSSTAMDGAQAQRKTLPCVFREDPKESRKVKAGGALPEFSGGYFGGPAAGGESSVVQDGESDAESTPRGGGGGGAGFAVSRRRSKRARRRRAADPEQQPASSVVSDATREEEDVAMSLVMLSRDSWARPRSEPEPRSWARASSEAAKQNNVFDDDHDHDVAGDEEYYYYGEPATAARGPRGSNRHQCGVCKKVFRSYQALGGHRASVKKGKGGCVPPPAPGKKGSRAGDGVVHECPFCFRVFGSGQALGGHKRSHMRPAAAAAATSPAAKCGDSSFGSFDLNVAPPAFDDDFELSAVYDAEFGSSTRR, encoded by the coding sequence ATGGACAGGCACACCTGCAAGCTCTGCTTCCGTCGGTTCCAGAATGGCCGTGCGTTAGGCGGCCACATGCGCTCCCATgtcatggcggcggctgccgcggccACCGCTGCAGCCGCGTACTCGCCTCCAGTACCGCAGCAGTCGCCGCCACTGTCCTTGGCATCCACATCGTCGACCGCCATGGATGGCGCCCAAGCGCAGCGGAAGACACTGCCCTGCGTCTTCCGTGAGGACCCCAAGGAGAGCCGCAAGGTTAAGGCAGGAGGCGCGCTACCGGAATTCTCCGGCGGATACTTCggcgggccggcggccggcggcgagtcCTCGGTCGTGCAAGATGGCGAGAGCGACGCCGAGTCCAcaccgcgcggcggcggcggcggcggcgcggggttcGCCGTGAGCCGCCGGCGCTCGAAGcgggcgcgccggcggcgcgcggcggatcCCGAGCAGCAGCCGGCTAGCAGCGTCGTCTCCGACGCGacgcgcgaggaggaggacgtggcCATGTCGCTCGTGATGCTGTCCAGGGACTCGTGGGCCCGGCCCAGATCCGAGCCCGAGCCCCGCTCCTGGGCCAGGGCGAGCTCGGAGGCCGCCAAGCAAAACAACGTGTTCGACGACGACCACGACCACGACGTGGCTGGCGACGaggagtactactactacggCGAGCCGGCGACGGCCGCGCGAGGCCCACGCGGCAGCAACAGGCACCAGTGCGGCGTGTGCAAGAAGGTGTTCCGGTCGTACCAGGCGCTCGGCGGCCACCGCGCCAGCGTCAAGAAAGGCAAGGGCGGCTGCGTGCCCCCTCCGGCGCcagggaagaagggctcccgcgccggcgacggcgtcgtCCACGAGTGTCCGTTCTGCTTCCGCGTGTTTGGCTCCGGACAGGCCCTGGGCGGACACAAACGCTCGCACATgcggcccgcggcggcggccgcggccacctCACCTGCAGCGAAATGCGGCGACAGCAGCTTCGGCTCCTTCGACCTCAACGTGGCGCCGCCCGCGTTCGACGACGACTTCGAGCTCTCCGCCGTCTACGACGCCGAGTTCGGCAGCAGCACCAGACGGTGA